The window CCGGTACTTACATAGCCCGAGCCTGCATCGGTGATGCTTTTGCCATTCGCCATAAAAAATGCATCAACAATATTTTGGGTAGCACCCAAACCACCCGAACCGCGAACTTCTGATGCGTAGCCGTTGTGATAAGGTGTCATTTCGTACTGGCGGGAGCTTAATGAGTTATTGGCCCTGGCCAGGATAACCTCTTTGTTCCAGTCGGTCAACCAGATGTCGCGGCATGACAGGTAAGGGTCATAATTGCCGTTTGCATCGTTTTTGCGGAACAAGTCATACACGGTAGGTACCAATTGAGTAATGAAATCTTTGTAAGCATCTGAAGCTGTTTTCCACTTGGCTGCATCATAAGATTGGCTAATGAGTTGCTTGCCATCGGCGTTTTTCATAGCCGATTCATCGGTGTTGCCATTGTACAGCGGGCTTGCATCCATCAATAAAGTTTGCGCCCTGAAAGCCAGTGCAATCCCTTTTGTGATACGGCCGTAATTGCTATCATTTGACGGCACAGCGGGCAACTGATCGGCAGCGGCTTTTAACCCGGCTGATACATAGTTTGTACACTCGTCAAACGAACTGCGGGGCAATTGCACATCGCTAAAAGCCGCATCGGGCGGTATTACCTCGTCGCCCAGTAATACTACGGGCCCGTAAAGGCGCATTAGGTAGTAGTAAAACATTCCGCGCAGGGCCTGTGCTTCTGCCTTGTATTGGGTTTTAAGGGCCGGCGCCATATCCTGCACTTTATCAACGTTGGCTATAAAAAACGTAGCCGAACGGATACCCTTGTAAAAATTTGTCCAGTACGATGATACAAAACCGCTGTTTGCATCCCAGTTACCAATGTTTACATCGTTTGATGAAACAAAACCCCAGTCGTAGTCGGCTTCATCAGATGCGCCTGTCCATAAACCGGCGTTGCGCGATCCGCCGGGAAAGCGTTGTCCAAATTCGTCGGGGATATTGCTGTATACATTGGCCAGGAATTTTTCGGCACTGGCGCGGCTGTTAAAGGTTTCGTCTAATGATAACCTGTCGTTTGGTACCTGGTCTAAATACTTTTTACATGAAGTAGTAGCCGTTAATACCAATATTGCTGCAAATAAAAATATCTTTTTCATAATGATGAATGGCTATTGGTTAAAATTTCAGGTTAAGGCCTAATGAAATAGTTTTAACACTCGGGTATTTGGCGCCGTCGGCACGTCCGTTCTGATCGGTGTTAAGCTCCGGGTCCCATAATTTAAATTTGCTGAAGGTGAGCAGGTTGTAACCTATAAGGTATAACCTGGCACCTTTTACATGAAACTTATCAAATAAGCCGGCGGGCAGGTTATAACCCAGCTCGGCGGTTTTTAACCTGATGAAGCTTACATCCTTAACCCACCACGAACTGGCTTGCGAGTTGTTGAAGTTTTCGCTGTCGCCATAAGCCAAACGGGGGTAAAATACATTCTGACTTGGGTTTTGTGGTGTCCAGCGGTCAACAGCGTTGCTATAAACATTGGTTTCGCCGCCATCACCATTAAAAGGGATAATTCCGGCACCGCCCAGCATGATATCGGCATTAGCTATACCCTGGAAAAATGCACCTACGTAAAAGCCTTTATACTCCACATTTACGCCAAAACCGTAAACAGTTGATGGTACATCGCCGTTACCAATTTTTGTTTGGTCATAGGCGTTTATCAAGCCATCGCCATTTAAATCCTTGTATTTAATATCGCCTGGCAATACTTTTGATTTATCGCCCGGTACGGCGCTGGCATCAATTTCGGCCTGATCTTTAAATAAACCAACTGCCTGGTAGCCGTATCGCGCCAGGATAGGCTGGCCACGATGATCAAGCCATGGATATGTTTGCGTTGGCCTGTCATCTTCAACCACTACAGCCTTGTTATAGGTAAATGTACCGCGCAGGCCTACATTCACCTTACCAAAATGGGCATTGTAGTCAAGCGTAGCATCAATACCCTTATTATTTACCACACCAAGATTTCCCTCGGGCTGGCTAACCAGGCCCACAAAGCCTGGTACCGATTGCCTTTGCAGAAATATGCCGGTGCGGTGTTCTTTAAAAAGATCGACAATTAATGACAGGTTATCATGTAATGTTCTTACCTCCATGCCCAGATCCTGCTTGTGTGATTTTGCCCAGCTTACGCTTACACCATAATCGGTTACGTTAATACCGTTTGAGTTTTCAAAACCTTTACCAAAAGTGTATCCGCCGTTGTTAACATCTGTTAGTTCGGATACTATGGTCAGGTAACCAAACCTGCGGCCGGCACCTAAATCGTCGCTGCCCACAAAGCCATCCGAATAGCGAAATTTCAGGAATGTAAGTGCATCCTTAACAGGGGCGAAAAACTTTTCGTTAGATACAACCCAACCTGCGCCAAACGACGGGAAAAATCCATAGCGCCTTTTTGGGTCGAAGTTTTCGGAGCCATTATAGCCAAAGTTGGCTTCAAAAAAGTAGCGCTCGTCAAAAGAGTAGGTCCCACGGCCGGCTAAACTCAGGTAACGGTGCGGTATTGACGATGTAAAATCACCTGCAAAAGCATCTACGCCATCCTGAGCGTTCCCTAATGCAAGGCCGGTAATGTGGTGTTTGCCAAAGCTGCGGTCGTAATTAATGGCGGCCTCGGTATATGATTGCCTTCGGCCCCCATTGTTGCGGGTGTAACTTAAATAATTGCCGCTGCCTGTATAGGTGCGCACCAGGTTAAGTGAGCCATCGGCATTATAGGGGTTATTGCTGTCGGGGAAAAAAGTATCTTCCCGTTTAGACCGGTTGATACTATGATCGCTGTAGTTATCAAATGAAAACATAGCGGTAGCACTCAGACCTTTTGTGAAAAATTTCAAATCCTGGGTAACGCGCAGGTTGGTTTGTATGGTGTTATTAAAGTCGGTATTGTATCCGCGGCGGGTTAAATCGGCGTATGGGTTTCTGAAACCTCCGTTTGCAGATTTGCCCGGAATAAAGCCCCCTGGGTAGGAGATGGGGTACTCAACCGGCGGAACGGAAAGCGCGTTAACAAAAATATCCTGGGTTGAAAGCGCAGGGCCGTTTGATTGGGCCGCGTATCCCTGAACACCAAGATCGAGTTTGGTGGTACTGCTTATTTTAAGGTTTAGGTTGGTTGTAAAATTATAGCGGGTATAGGTAACATCCGAGTTATATTGCGCAAGCTGGTCTGTTTTAAGAAAGCCGCCTTCGTTGTAATAACCAACAGAAACGTAATATTGCGCATTATCAACACCACCGCTTGCATTAAAGTTGGCCCGGCGGTTGTGCCCAAGT is drawn from Mucilaginibacter ginsenosidivorax and contains these coding sequences:
- a CDS encoding TonB-dependent receptor, with translation MKLTLVIMIGFLLQVSAKSYGQRISLSQKNVSLEEVFREIQKQTKFNILCDAEIIQQSPSVSVNLRNASIQDALSVCLAGKRLTYVIDGNTIVVKRKTQEETVKESQAILVTGLVTDDKGVALPGVTVTIKGTYSATSTDVNGKYTISVPSSASVLIFTFVGFENTEIAVGVQTTINVKMKEAGNILNEVAVVGYGVQKKVSLIGAQSTVNIEELKLPTSNITSALAGRISGVVGVQRSGEPGKDVADIWIRGIATFGGGSSNPLVLVDGVERSINNIDPQDISSFTILKDASSTAVYGVRGANGVVLVQTKRGKVGKAQIYLDYNEGVTTFTRRPKLADGVTYMNLVNEALTTRGQAPKYTQDYIDKTANNTDPLLYPNVDWLDATFNKLGHNRRANFNASGGVDNAQYYVSVGYYNEGGFLKTDQLAQYNSDVTYTRYNFTTNLNLKISSTTKLDLGVQGYAAQSNGPALSTQDIFVNALSVPPVEYPISYPGGFIPGKSANGGFRNPYADLTRRGYNTDFNNTIQTNLRVTQDLKFFTKGLSATAMFSFDNYSDHSINRSKREDTFFPDSNNPYNADGSLNLVRTYTGSGNYLSYTRNNGGRRQSYTEAAINYDRSFGKHHITGLALGNAQDGVDAFAGDFTSSIPHRYLSLAGRGTYSFDERYFFEANFGYNGSENFDPKRRYGFFPSFGAGWVVSNEKFFAPVKDALTFLKFRYSDGFVGSDDLGAGRRFGYLTIVSELTDVNNGGYTFGKGFENSNGINVTDYGVSVSWAKSHKQDLGMEVRTLHDNLSLIVDLFKEHRTGIFLQRQSVPGFVGLVSQPEGNLGVVNNKGIDATLDYNAHFGKVNVGLRGTFTYNKAVVVEDDRPTQTYPWLDHRGQPILARYGYQAVGLFKDQAEIDASAVPGDKSKVLPGDIKYKDLNGDGLINAYDQTKIGNGDVPSTVYGFGVNVEYKGFYVGAFFQGIANADIMLGGAGIIPFNGDGGETNVYSNAVDRWTPQNPSQNVFYPRLAYGDSENFNNSQASSWWVKDVSFIRLKTAELGYNLPAGLFDKFHVKGARLYLIGYNLLTFSKFKLWDPELNTDQNGRADGAKYPSVKTISLGLNLKF
- a CDS encoding RagB/SusD family nutrient uptake outer membrane protein; the encoded protein is MKKIFLFAAILVLTATTSCKKYLDQVPNDRLSLDETFNSRASAEKFLANVYSNIPDEFGQRFPGGSRNAGLWTGASDEADYDWGFVSSNDVNIGNWDANSGFVSSYWTNFYKGIRSATFFIANVDKVQDMAPALKTQYKAEAQALRGMFYYYLMRLYGPVVLLGDEVIPPDAAFSDVQLPRSSFDECTNYVSAGLKAAADQLPAVPSNDSNYGRITKGIALAFRAQTLLMDASPLYNGNTDESAMKNADGKQLISQSYDAAKWKTASDAYKDFITQLVPTVYDLFRKNDANGNYDPYLSCRDIWLTDWNKEVILARANNSLSSRQYEMTPYHNGYASEVRGSGGLGATQNIVDAFFMANGKSITDAGSGYVSTGNSTTDTKYTKAGIYNQWVNREPRFYVDITYNGSTWLDINTGLITTQLYNHGNSGKATGGNDYSPTGYIVRKMQGLGNWNVGGRTLMLLRLANIYMDYVEALNEAAPGDPDILKYLNLIRDRAGVPVYGSADLPIPADQSAMRTAIRKERRVELAFENVRFFDVRRWKIAEQTDNGPIYGLNINADLPDFLKVVAFETRVFSKRHYFFPIPQQDVDTDKKLVQNPGW